TTCCCAGACCGTCATGGGTCATGCCGCGCTCAACCTTAACACCGGTTGCCGGAACATCAGTAAACTTAAAAGTATTGTTGGGCTTGGTAAAAATAGCTTCACTAATATCTTTGCCGACTTTGTTCTTGTCTACATCAAAGGCAGCGGTGAAATTAATGTCGCTGATGTGATAACCGCCAAGATTTACATGCATAAGACCGGGAACGAACTCAGTATCCTTAGCTTTGCGGTAATAGTGAACACCCTGTACCAGGGACGAAGCACAGTTACCAACACCGATAATGGCAACATTGATTTTACCCAATTTTTTCCGTTTTCTCCTTCCAACAGAAGAGGCTACCCTGAAACGTCACTAACCCTTCAGAAGATAACCTCTGAATAATTTGATACCATCTTTAAGCCCATCCGGGCATTTTTAAAGCCATTTCCCAGGATAAACTAAGCTTAACCCTAGCCTATTCTGTAAACCTTCCCGCCGCAAACAGGGCAGGTACCTTGCCAGGCTCCGCGACCATTTTTCAGAGTAACTCTCTTGGCATCTTTGACGTCAATCTTCTTGCGATCCTTGACACAATAAGCCTGTACCATGGCCGGTCTCCTTTCGGGTATTTTGGAATATATCATCTACTATTAGAGGCGCATTGTCAAGCATTATAAGTATAATTTTAAGCTAATCCGCATTCTTTTTAGGGCATGGGCTCAGGAAGACTTTGGCAGGGTGCCAGCTGCCGTCAGTTTCAGGGCGGATTACAGCCGCAAAGCGGTTTTCAGCGCTATACACCGCCATAGCTTCCGGCTGCCCGGTCATTTCCAGCCTTATTTCCAACCCGTTTACCAGCCGGGTTATACTTTCATCATCAAGGGTTATACGCGGCAAATGCCCTACGGCGGCTTCCGGCGGCAGCAGAATATCTGCCAGCCTTCCTTTATTTTCAGCCGCTTCAAGGTCAGCCAAATCAAGTGAAGTTGTAAGGTGGAATGGGCCGTAAGATTCCCTGACCAGGGTTTTCAAATATGCCCCGCAGCCCAGTTTCCTGCCTAAATCAAAGGCTATAGAACGTATATACGTACCGTGTCCGCACTCTATCCGCAAACGCAGCACAGGTGAAGCAAAACCGAGGAATTCAATGCCGTAAATCGCAGCTTTACGCGGGTTTCTTTCAACCTCTATCCCCTGCCTGGCCAGGTTATACAGGCGAACCCCGCGGTGTTTTACCGCACTGTACATGGGGGGAATCTGGGTTATCTCACCCAGAAAATCCGGCAAAGCATTACGCACCATATCAGCAGTAATATGTTCACAGCTCTTTCGGGAAGTAATCTCCCCTTCGCTATCGTAGCTATCTGTCTCCGTACCCAGCTCTATTTCAGCCAGATAGGTTTTGCGGACTGAAGAAAGGTACTCTATCAGGCGGGTTGCGCTTCCCAGAAAAACAGGTATAACCCCGGTGGCACTCGGGTCAAGCATACCGCCATGCCCTACCTTTTTCTGGGAGTAAATATGCCTTACTTTTGAGACCACCCCGAAAGAGGTCAAACCTGGAGGTTTGTTGATATTCAAGATGCCATTCATGGCTAATCTTCAGGCTGGTGTTGAGTAACCCGGTCAATAAGGGTATTCAGGCGAACACCCCTTTCAATAGTATCATCCCAGATAAAATTGAAAACCGGCATATAGCGTATATCAGTCTTTTTAGCTATTTCGGTGCGGAAAAAACCGGCCGCTGCGTTTAAAGCGGCCAGTATTTCATCTTTATGTTCATCACCGGCCAGATGGCTCACATATACAGTGGCATGGCGCATATCTTCAGATACATCTACCTCGTTTACAGACAAAAGCGTATCCAGACGCGGGTCACGAACCTCTTTTTGAAGGAGAGCGCTTATATCTGCCCGGAACAGCTGGTTAAGTTTTTTTACCCGCCGTGACATCAGCGTGATTTTTCCTTATGATAAAATTCCAAAATATCACTCTTCTGGAAATCATTGAAATCTTTCAAGCCTACGCCGCACTCATAACCGGCCACCACTTCTTTAACATCATCCTTAAAGCGGCGGAGACTGTTGCTGGGGGCATCTACAATCACTTCGCCGCCCCTAAGCAGCCTTACCTGAGAATTCTTTAGAACCTTGCCTTCCAGTACCATACAACCGGCAATGCTGAGCTTTTTAGTGCTTTCAAAGACTGCCCGCACTTCAGCCCGGCCGTCAATAACTTCTTTAATAGTGGGTTCAAGCAGACCCTGAACAGCTTTCTCCACATCTTCTACCAGTTTATAAATAATGTCATAATGCCGGATATCAATATCTTCGGCATCCGCCAGACGCTGGGCATTGGTTTCTATACCAGTGCTGAAGCCGATAATCAAGCCACCCGAAGCCATAGCCAGCATAACATCACTCTCGGTTATGTTACCGACACCGCTGCGGTTTATGTTTATCTTTATCTTATCGGTACTCAGTTTTTCCAGTGAATCTTTAATGGGTTCAAGGCTGCCTTGAACATCAGTTTTAAGTATTATGTTAAGCTCTTTGATATTGCCCTTGCTAACCTGGTCATACACATTAGTCAGGCTGACTGCGTTTGTTTTACGGGTAACCTGGCTGTTTTCATTAACCATATCCCTGGCCTGTTTTTCGGTGGCCACGGCTATAATCTTGTCACCTACCTGAGGCACACTTTCCATACCCAGCAAGGCCACCGGAGTGGAGGGTTCAGCCTTTTTGATGCGTTTACCCACATCATTAAACATAGCTTTTACCCGCCCCCAGGTAGTGCCGGCAACCACAGTGTCTCCCAGTTTCAGAGTACCGCTCTGGACCAGAACAGTAGCCATAGGGCCTCTGTTCTTATCCATTTCAGCTTCAATAACCACACCGCTGGCAGGCTGATTGGGGTCAGCCCGCAAATCTTCAAGTTCGGCAATCAGCAAGACTGCTTCCAGCAGTTCATTTATACCCTTCTTTTCACGGGCAGAAGTGGGAATGGCCAGAGTATCACCACCCCATTCCTCAACTACCAGCCCGGCCTCAGCCAGCTGCTGTTTGACCCTGTCCGGATTAGCTTCGGGTTTGTCCATCTTGTTTATAGCCAAAATAATGGGCACACCGGCGGCTTTGGCATGGTCAAGCGCTTCCAGCGTCTGCGGCATAACGCCGTCATCAGCGGCAACTACCAGAATAGTAATATCGGTAGCCTGAGCACCCCGGGCGCGCATGGCAGTAAAAGCTTCATGGCCGGGGGTATCCAGAAAAGTTATCTTTTGGCCTTTGATTTCCACCTGATAAGCCCCAATATGCTGGGTAATGCCGCCCGCTTCTTTTTCCATAACATTGGTGGAGCGTATAGCATCAAGCAGACGGGTTTTACCATGGTCTACATGGCCCATAATGGTTACTACCGGCGGACGAAGGGGGAAATTACTCAGTTTTTCTTTAGCGGGAGAGACCTTTTTGGCGGCGCTTTTCTTAAGAACCTTAAGCCTAGCCTCAAAACCAGCCGCCTCTACAATACCCTTGGCAACCTCAAACTCTATAACCTGATTTATATTAGCCATAATGCCCTTGCGCATAAGGGCCTTAATAACTTCAACCGGATTTGTATCCAGACTATCAGCCAGCTCTTTTACCGACACCGCCGCCCCAAGTTCAATAACCTTAGCCGGAGGGGCAACTTCAGTCTTGGCGCTTGATTTACTTGTCTTCTCTACCATTTTCCTTCACCTCACACACTTCGCGCCCATATTTCAACAATTCTTCGCGGTTCTCCGGAGTAATGGCAATCTTCAAAGCGTGGGTAATATAACTGCCCTTCAGCCCGGATTCCCAGCAGGCCATATCTCTGCACAAATAGGCTCCGCGTCCTTCCAGACGCCCGCTATGGTCTACCCTTACGTCATTATCTTCTGTTCTTACCAGCCGGATAAGCTCTTGTTTAGCCTTTTCGGTACGGCAGGCGATACAAGTCCGCATGGGCACAAATTTAGAAGTCGATTTCCTCTGATTCATAATCCGTTACATTCCGCCGTTTTTTGCCCTTCAGCTTGATACCATCTTCAGCGGTATCTTTGCCTTTGACGGTCTTTTTCTTGTTTTTACCCTTGTTTTTATCATCTATGACTATTTCACGCCGGGGCAGCAAATCTTCTGCAAAACGCAGTTTGACTGTATCACCCTCAGCCACTTTATCCAGCACATTAAGGGGTACCACCACACCCTGTTCTTCAGGCACGGCTTCAGTCTTGGCAGGTGTTTCCTTCACCGCCGGTTCGGCTATTATAGCCTCAGGCATGACCGGCTCAATAGGTTCTGCTTCGGCCTTGGCAGCAGGTGCAGCGGCAGGCTGTTTTTCAATAACCTTTTCGGTTATGGCAGGCTTTTCAGTTTCCCCCTGCTTGCGGGCAGTTTCTTCCGCCCGTTCCACCTCTTCATCAGAGG
This sequence is a window from Dehalococcoides mccartyi 195. Protein-coding genes within it:
- a CDS encoding DUF5679 domain-containing protein, giving the protein MVQAYCVKDRKKIDVKDAKRVTLKNGRGAWQGTCPVCGGKVYRIG
- the truB gene encoding tRNA pseudouridine(55) synthase TruB — protein: MNGILNINKPPGLTSFGVVSKVRHIYSQKKVGHGGMLDPSATGVIPVFLGSATRLIEYLSSVRKTYLAEIELGTETDSYDSEGEITSRKSCEHITADMVRNALPDFLGEITQIPPMYSAVKHRGVRLYNLARQGIEVERNPRKAAIYGIEFLGFASPVLRLRIECGHGTYIRSIAFDLGRKLGCGAYLKTLVRESYGPFHLTTSLDLADLEAAENKGRLADILLPPEAAVGHLPRITLDDESITRLVNGLEIRLEMTGQPEAMAVYSAENRFAAVIRPETDGSWHPAKVFLSPCPKKNAD
- the rbfA gene encoding 30S ribosome-binding factor RbfA encodes the protein MSRRVKKLNQLFRADISALLQKEVRDPRLDTLLSVNEVDVSEDMRHATVYVSHLAGDEHKDEILAALNAAAGFFRTEIAKKTDIRYMPVFNFIWDDTIERGVRLNTLIDRVTQHQPED
- the infB gene encoding translation initiation factor IF-2; this translates as MVEKTSKSSAKTEVAPPAKVIELGAAVSVKELADSLDTNPVEVIKALMRKGIMANINQVIEFEVAKGIVEAAGFEARLKVLKKSAAKKVSPAKEKLSNFPLRPPVVTIMGHVDHGKTRLLDAIRSTNVMEKEAGGITQHIGAYQVEIKGQKITFLDTPGHEAFTAMRARGAQATDITILVVAADDGVMPQTLEALDHAKAAGVPIILAINKMDKPEANPDRVKQQLAEAGLVVEEWGGDTLAIPTSAREKKGINELLEAVLLIAELEDLRADPNQPASGVVIEAEMDKNRGPMATVLVQSGTLKLGDTVVAGTTWGRVKAMFNDVGKRIKKAEPSTPVALLGMESVPQVGDKIIAVATEKQARDMVNENSQVTRKTNAVSLTNVYDQVSKGNIKELNIILKTDVQGSLEPIKDSLEKLSTDKIKININRSGVGNITESDVMLAMASGGLIIGFSTGIETNAQRLADAEDIDIRHYDIIYKLVEDVEKAVQGLLEPTIKEVIDGRAEVRAVFESTKKLSIAGCMVLEGKVLKNSQVRLLRGGEVIVDAPSNSLRRFKDDVKEVVAGYECGVGLKDFNDFQKSDILEFYHKEKSR
- the rnpM gene encoding RNase P modulator RnpM, which translates into the protein MNQRKSTSKFVPMRTCIACRTEKAKQELIRLVRTEDNDVRVDHSGRLEGRGAYLCRDMACWESGLKGSYITHALKIAITPENREELLKYGREVCEVKENGREDK